cttgagtgtgttctaaaaaaaaataaaaaaataatagcgattccgtatcacattgggtgaggcaggtttccggaaggtataaacaaattaaaaatcaaaaagagatagaaagtaaatatgggtccagtaagtgtttgggacgcggcgattcagacggttagcaggcctgtgctaacaagctaacagttcgtaggcccgggctagacaaggtagcagttagcggaccggagctagacaagcaagcagttagcaggccgaattggcaagcagggagatagcgagggctagagagttagcctttgggggacgtcgcgatggggtgagtctgtttattcctcttcatgcggtgacatcgatagaccggtcgtgggcccgggtattgtagcccaggagtatgctacaggtgctctggccgggctagctaggttgcggtttagctagatagctagttgtgaagatccagctgaaaaatgttcagtttgcggtgggaatccggggatgaaaaatagataggtccgttatgctctggttagagtcgcgttgttcgaactggcgagagctttccgggctaaaggttagctgatgaccgtttagctgaagaccgctagcatagctggtggttagctggctagcttcagttgaggggttccggttccgaagtaaatataaatactttaggaaaaatagctacattgggtgaggcgggttgcaggagagtatttggaagcttaggtttagcaaaatgtttttaaagaggtatgcgaagaaaaatatgtaaaaaacgaaaaagaaacaatatatacacgggacaggacgacaggacgacttactgctacgccatcttggaacgtagtatttgaacccaataatggttgaattcaagaagtttaaactGCCttgcaatcattgtttttgaaaccagtggacatcCAGTGAAAAGTACACTCTTGCAACAGCGGCCTATGGAATacaagtggggcttttattgctcaatcaaattcatgctgataaaataaaaatccataggcctaatggacacatgctcaaaatcacatttttgatagatttaaaggggcaatctgtagttgctacataaTGTTTTTGACttatagattatatatatatatctatttgaTTCTTGAATAATATAATTTATAATGCCTCATGAGAACTCAAAATATCATCTTGTTTTTCACAAATGTTTGTAAATgtgaacaaacactgtatagcctcataacatggttaaaacaatactTTTGATATCGTGGATGGTCAGTCCTACCATCCGTAgttctgtctattaatctgagagtggttacatttctccaggcccatccctcagctttttaccaaaacagaggcggggcggcgattttgttattgtttcatctgtggatttgcccaataaacagctgcatattatcaagatatcaaaaagtgtcaccaacaaaaaggtcaacaataggcctatagcaaatgcagcataaggcattcatttttcacatgtaaatatcACTTTTCAGtggtgctcaaagcatgccattcaatgagtgcagcatttattttttaactggaatcaatgagcccaatcagtcctccatgaccaCAAAATCATAAAGAACAGAGTAgtgctggctaataagtccttagttttggggttatgctcaggtaaatCAATTTGTCTAATCTATAATTCCATATTTCCaaatcctattcttgaagatcaaggggtataataTTTATttgaatgactggaattctgatagactttggtttttaatgtaaatatataatttaatcatattatttttatatgtagtagaaagcgatgggttagaagaagcctacataaccaacccataaagtaacattttacatccatatatggccagctatgtaaactttaacgttgatttatcctgcaatagatgttgttcaattggtaacatacatttttgtcttcttctaatgtgTCTTAAGGGGAAAGAAATCTAatagtaactgaatgtaatcagattacattactgagtttgggtaatccaaaagttacgttactgattacaattttggacaggtaactaacgGATtatatttagaaagtaacctacccaaccctggaaaTAATATATTATCTCCCCATGCATTGTCAGACAGTTTTGTCTGTCTTTTGTTTGTGTTATTTACTGCAGGGCTACATGACCTTCCAACAATGTTAGTATGAAGAGTAGTACCAAGATACCCTCTTACATTTCAGAGATATCCTACTAGCTAGCCCTGTCATAATGGTTGGCAATCTCCTACCATATGTGTGCCAATCAGTGTTGTGAAAGGAAGTTAATGTTGATTTGAagttgaaaacacacacactcttgctCAAGGCATATTATTACATAACACAGTTAGAAATGGTTTGTGAGGGCACCTGGAGAAATGTATATTAAGTAAACATGCCATTTCATTCAGTAAAAATAGCTCTCTTTGTATCACTGCCAAATTATATAGTCTACAGAGAAACTGAGTAACTGGAGAGGCTCATTTCCTAGGCTGTGATTGTAAAGAGCTACATTGACATTGTGTCTCTCTTCCAGGGCAGAGAAGGTGGCCATGGGGGTAGCGCCTCACTCTCTCCTGGCCCTGACTGGCCAGCTGCCCTGGCTGCTGCTCCTGGCTCTGCTCACTCCCTGGAATGTCCTCGGAGTTGAAGAACTGAAGCCCACTAGATGGCCCATGTTCTCCCAGAAGCCTTTGCTCCTCGCCTGGAATGCCCCAACAGAGGACTGCCGCCCCCGGCATGGTGTGCGTTTCCCGCTGGAGCAGTTCCAGATAGTGGCGTCGCCCAACGAGGGATTTGTCAGACAGAACCTCACCATCTTCTATAAGGACCGGTTAGGGCTGTATCCGTATTACGAGCGGGACGGCACCGCGGTGAACGGTGGGCTCCCACAGGCCGCCAGCCTCACGCAGCACTACGAGAAGATGCCCGAAGGTGTTCACAAGTACATAAGTGAACCAAACGCCAAAGGCCTTGCCGTCATCGATTGGGAGGAGTGGCGTCCGCTGTGGATCCGCAACTGGGACGTCAAGGACGTATACCGGAACCAATCCCGGCAACTGGTGGCCAACAAAAACCTGGAGTGGCCCCTGGAGCGCGTGGGGAAAGTGGCCCAGCAGGAGTTTGAGCTGTCGGCCCGGAAATTCATGCTGGAGACCTTGCGGCTGGCCAAGAGCCTGCGGCCCAACCAGCTGTGGGGGTTCTACCTGTTTCCAGACTGCTACAACCATGACTACCGAAGCGGCCTGGAGAACTACACTGGTCGCTGCCCTGACGTGGAGGTGGCTCGCAATGACCAGCTGACCTGGCTATGGACTGAGAGCACAGCCCTGTTCCCATCTGTCTACATGAGCACAGTGCTGCGCTCCACCATGTTTGGACGGCAGTTTGTCCGCAACCGGGTGAAGGAGGGGATGCGTCTGGCATCGGCAGGTGACGCGCTGGCACGGCCTGTCTTTGTCTATACCCGGCCTACGTATGCCAACGAGCTGACTCCGCTGACTGAGGTGAGAGGGCCCATGTTATAGGCCTGATTCTGtccctatactgtagatatgaTTAGCCTTCTTCATCATGACCAAAACTTGTGCTATGCAGAGACCTGATATCTCTGTTTTTGTTATTCCGGTAAGAAATCAATCAGACACACTATAGCTTTGAAATTCTCAGCTGCCTCTTACCAcaactgtttttttgttgttttatgTCGATAAAGTGTGTGTGAGACTGAATTAACCCtgatgtacactaccggtcaaaagttttagaacacctactcattcaagggtttgtctttatttgtactattttctacattgtagaataaccaaaaatgtgttaaacaaatccaaatatattttatatttgagatcttTCAAATAGCAACTCTTTgctatatattttgatttgttgaacacttactggttactacatgattccatgtgttatttcatagtttttatgtcgtcactattattctacaatgtagaaaatagtaaaaataagacatatggaatcatgcagtaaccaaaaaagcgttAAACAAATCAAGTTTTAACATGTTAACCAAGAATGCAGTCCCCTCTGGTCTTACAAGACAAGTGTTACTTTAACCAGGGCCTAAAAATATAGGGCTGATGGTTTTACAGACACGGATTAAGCCAagccctggactaaaaagcattctCAATGAAGATTCTCTATTGTCCATGGTATTTATTTCAGGACTaagcttaaagggatactttaggATTTTGGAAAtagggccctttatctacttccctagAGTCTGATGAACTTGTGTatgccatttttatgtctctgcgtgcagtttgaagtaGGTTGTTAATTACTCCTGCtagtagatacccatagacttacagtcattgtgctaacactagttagcTTTGGCTCACGAAACTACCTCAAATTTCCTTCATACTAGACACAGACAAACAAATGGTATCcaggagttcatctgactctggggagtagataaagggcctcattgacaaaaatcccaaagtatccctttaacttgTGTCCGGGAAACCGGCCCATGAGGATCTGAATGCTTTGTTGTCTGGATCGTATAGTGTTAAAGAAAGCCAGGCTAATATGTCAGGGCTAAATATAGAACATTCACATgtccacacacactcctacatgaCCAGGCTTCGCATGTCCAGCAACACAGAGTTGCCTGTGTTTCCCCAGAAACCTAAATATGTCTCTCTGCGGTTTCTACACCAAATATCATTACCTTTGGCCAACCTTCCAATAACACGCACATGCACTaatctggagtacacacacacacccattgcGCACAAAATACTGTATCTCAAGCAGCAACTGATTCTTACCCACACCAGAGTCATGAATGAATTGATTGGGCCATAGTAGAGCCATTAGCCTAGTCTAAATAATTCCCTTCGCTCTTTACTGTCCAGTTTTTCTCTGTTTAGGACAAATGCAGGAAGGAAGACAGATTGTCTCCAAGTTCAAGTgaattttgtgtgtgtggtgtgtgcgtggGTGTACATGTGAATGTACTGTTTAACCACTCTGTTGAAAACCCTTTGGAAAAACTCCACTGCTCGTCTGAAGAGTGACGTTTGTTTGCTGGTTCCCATTTCTGTCAGCAGTTTACATTACATTTCCTGCAGCTGTTTCACCAAGGGATAGAAGAGGGGAGTTAGACAAATTCACTGTAGTAGTGAGTCAAAAGACAATTGGAAATAGATTACTGCCTGAATAGATTTAAATGAgaggttggttgtgtgtgtgctgaAGAGGTGCGTTTGGAGAGGTTGGTACTAATGTGTGTGAGCGTATGTGTGCAGTGAGGTTTGTTTTGTGTGGATTAATAAATTGCTGTTAGGCAGCCTGGGCATCAGTGTTTACTTTCCCACTGGACCActcttcacacagacacactggaggagagagggagagacagaaggtgtGTTTGTAGGATTATTCTGAATGAACGAGAGATCATGGTTAGCCTATATATTGTATCGTGCTTAATTTCTTACTTTGAGTGTGTCTGAAGTCTCCATAAGGATGTGTCGGAGTGAAAGGATGTGCGTGGGAGTGACACATCTGACTGTGTTTAAACCAGGGAGTAAAgagatatgtgtcagttcctctgACATTCTGTTCTGAATCACCATCTTTTCCATATAATGTGACCTCATCATCTACATGAAGGGTGTAGGTCAGCTCAGCTGGTCAGTGTTAAAGAAATGAATAAAtgatgtgtgtgttcctgttcataGAGGGTGGTGCGTGTGTTTCAGATTGATGGTGCGTGTGTTACAGTTAATGTCACTGTAGTCAGCCACTGCAGACTGACTGAACTACAAATCACCTGACGTCATGATGACAACTCATTATGATTTGACGGGTCGTCGCCGACTGCAATGTAGTCGATCTCAAACATGGCCAGTATGTTCATAATGGGCTGCCAACTTCCATACTGAacttgtgtgattgtgtgtgtgtgcagacagacCTGGTGTCCACTATTGGGGAGAGTGTAGCCCTGGGAGCATCTGGGGTCATCATCTGGGGAGATCATACCTACGCCAGCAGCAATGTGAGTGTTCTCATCACTCAAGCTGTTTAATCATTCAATATTATGCATAGCCTAGTTTGAGTCCTCTGTCTGGTGTTCCCCTCTGTAACATACTTATGGCTGCAGCAATGGGAGTGTTCTCCCTGAAGATTCCCTATTCCCAACATAATGACTCAAACTATGCATAATCTATGAATGTTCAAATTGGGGTGTTTCCCAagcggcaccctattcccttcttaaatgtagtgcactagttttgaccagggccctgtagAGAATAGGTTGCCACTTGGGGGAAACACCTATTTGATCATTCATAGATTATGCCTAGTTTGAGTCATCAGTCTGGTGTTCCCCCCTGTAGCTACTATGTAATGGCTATTTCCTGTCTATCCACATTAAATGCTaacgtgttggtgtctctgtttGCCCTGTATCACACTTGACCTCCAATTCCCCACTTTGTTTTTTTCTGAGTTTCTCATTTCCATTCTGAGTCTGtgcctctgtctcactctgtgggtatatgtgtgtgtctcaatgtatgtgtgtgtgtgtttcgctgtatgtatgtgtgtctctctctccaggccagCTGCTCCAGTCTGAGTGAGTACCTCCGGGGTCCACTAGGCCGGTACCTATTCAATGTCTCCACAGCAGCAGAACTGTGCAGTCAGAAGTTGTGCGGCTTCCATGGCCGCTGCCTCCGCAAACACTCAGACACTGATGCCTACCTGCACCTCAGCCCCCTCACCCACAGCATCAGCAGCCAGGGGGGGAGGCTGAAGGTGACTGGGCAACTAGGCCAGGGGGAGCTGGCTGGGTACCGTCAACACTTCCAGTGCCAGTGTTACAGTGGGTACAAGGGCGAGGGCTGTGCCCAGAGAGAGCTGGGGAAGAGTGGTGCTGCCCCTGTCTGGAAAGTCTGGTCTGTACTGACTCTGCTGCTCCCTCTGGGGCTTCTCACTGTGCTCCACTGAGGCTGGGAGGAGCAGGAGCTGACACCGTGCAATATGGGGgaagccaccaccaccacaccttgaTCCTGGTTCTAGTCCTGGCCTCTACTGGTGCTCAGGGGGCTtcctggtcagggatgggcacTAGCTGCTCTGTGGGACtgatccatggaggagaggacatgggAGTGCCTGCTTCTCAACATGATGAAGGAAGGAGGGGACTGAAGATACCCTTCAGTTACCCACACAAGCTAAAGGGACAGCATTTGAAGTGGGCAAAACAACAGGCCTTCTATTTTGACTTGATGTTTTTAGGGAGTGGGTGCGCTGCAAGTGTGGCAGAAATGAAGGTCCATACTGTAGTGATCTATCCCTCCCTTCACCAGAGCTGGAAGACATCTGGAGC
This genomic window from Oncorhynchus nerka isolate Pitt River linkage group LG2, Oner_Uvic_2.0, whole genome shotgun sequence contains:
- the LOC115143155 gene encoding hyaluronidase-2-like, with protein sequence MGVAPHSLLALTGQLPWLLLLALLTPWNVLGVEELKPTRWPMFSQKPLLLAWNAPTEDCRPRHGVRFPLEQFQIVASPNEGFVRQNLTIFYKDRLGLYPYYERDGTAVNGGLPQAASLTQHYEKMPEGVHKYISEPNAKGLAVIDWEEWRPLWIRNWDVKDVYRNQSRQLVANKNLEWPLERVGKVAQQEFELSARKFMLETLRLAKSLRPNQLWGFYLFPDCYNHDYRSGLENYTGRCPDVEVARNDQLTWLWTESTALFPSVYMSTVLRSTMFGRQFVRNRVKEGMRLASAGDALARPVFVYTRPTYANELTPLTETDLVSTIGESVALGASGVIIWGDHTYASSNASCSSLSEYLRGPLGRYLFNVSTAAELCSQKLCGFHGRCLRKHSDTDAYLHLSPLTHSISSQGGRLKVTGQLGQGELAGYRQHFQCQCYSGYKGEGCAQRELGKSGAAPVWKVWSVLTLLLPLGLLTVLH